The nucleotide sequence TGTGATACCGCTCCTAATTCCCCCTTCCCTTTGGTTTCGTCGCGAGTTCTGAGACGTACTTTCCTTCTGGTCAGGGCACCACGAGGTGGCTGCTGACTACGATCCCCAACTTCCGGGAGGTGAGCTTCTTCGCGCTCTGTGCTCGTTGCGAAAGTGGATTGTTCTGATTGGAGAATGGGGGTAAATCTGCTGCGTTTGTGAATCTGCAGGTTGTTCTGATGGCTTTCGAGTGCCCGCACTGTAATGAAGGGTAATGCAATGCTCGGCTATAATTTACGGGGTACTTCTGCACATGCAAGTGCAGTATCTTAAGTTTTGTGTGCTTTTGAATTAGGAACAACGAGGTCCAGTTTGCTGGACAGCTCCAGCCCAAGGGATGTTGCTACCGCTTGAAGGTCCCTCAAGGGCAGAACGAGGTCTGTTTCTGTAGGGGCGCCTATAACTCGATTCAACCAACCCTTACTGTGTTAGCTGTTCCACTCCACACCATACTTTTGGAACCTATTTAGATTAGTGACACGATATTTTTTACCAATTCCTGTCGGATATACTAGTTGTTATGACCTCAAATTTGTTCCAGTAGATATTGTATCCACAGACAGAAAGGGGAAGTACATTTGAAATGTAATTGCAGTGCCAACATGAGCTTTATACCCTCTTGTGATCGACTGATCATGTTACTGTCAGTTTAGTTGTATACCCCAACTATTGCAAAGAGTGGATTGATCTGTTCTTGTCTCTTTATTCGTCTGTTCAATCTCACCTTGCTAACACAACACACACTATTCAAATCCAAAGAGAACTCTATCCTGTATTACCTTTCGCAGTTGTTTCACTTGATAGGATATATTTATGACAAATGAAATATGAACTGACACATGCATGTAAATTAATTGCAAGCTACCGGCTCGTAAGATTCAGCCTTTGGGTTATACCCAAACAAAGCTTGCAAGTCAGATGAAGTATGATCACAGTGTTTTTGCATTTTTATTAGAAAAAATGGTCCTTACCGTCCATGCGCTGCTGTAATAAAATCAGAAATCAACCATGGACCAACTTATTTTTAGTTTGTATAAATACACTGGTAAacttccaacttctctatggtgaCTTCTAATGATAGAACTGTTGCATTTATAAAGTCACAACTTTACTTAGAGGTGTTTCGTGTTAGATTTCTTCTTTGCTTTACTGCAACTTGTTCTCTCGTACCTGTTAATTTGTATTGCAGTTTATGCAAGTTTACATTGTTACTATATAACTGTGGTTACTTTATGATTCACTAGTATTGGTGTTTATCTTGCCCCTTCTTTTGCTTGTGATGTGTGGTTCCACTATTGATGTGATTCCTCTTACAATTACTAATTACTAAATCTTTTTTGCATGTTTCGCTTGTGCTGTGTAGTTTCGTTATTGCATTTTTAGTTGTGACATTATTTCAGCTTTAAATTCATACGCATGTTACTTTCTATCTGTCTTTTTTGTACATTTGATCTCCAGTAATCAGTAAATAAAGCATTCTAGTCGATGTTCATAGTGTGATTAACAAGCGGTATTGGCACAGATACTGAACCGTCAGGTCGTGAAATCTGATTCGGCAACTATCAAGGTATTGATATTGATCTCCTTGTTAATGCATTTATGCTAATTAAATACGTACGATGCATTGCTTCTGTTATAATTTACACTTCGTACAGATTCCGGAACTGGACTTTGAGATTCCTCCTGAAGCTCAACGTGGAACACTTTCAACAGTATGCTTCTCTGAATTTTGTATACAAATTCCGAAGAAATGGTTCCTTTAGAATTCATTTTTATTTATTGCTAGTTTGTTAAATATTTCGGATCATAAATTAGGTGGAAGGGACAATTATGCGAGCTGTGGAGGAGTTGCAGGCACTTCAAGATGAAAGAAAGGTGAACCTGTGAGCTTGTATGCTTAGTTATTTAATTTCAGTTGAGTCACCTAGTGATATGCTTATCATCTTCTTGGAACTGCAGAAAGTGGATCCTCAAAAAGCTGAAGCTATTGATCAATTTTTAGTAAAATTGAGATCTCTCGGATCTGGAGAAGCGGCGTTTACCTTTGTTCTGGATGATCCTGCTGGAAACAGCTTCATTGAGAACCCGTAAGATTATTTGTAGACTTCAGATTGTTTGAGATTGGAATTCGGATTTATGACTTATTTTGATATGGAAATGAAATACTTGGTTCTACCTTTTATGCACACTTTTACCATTTTTGCACTCTTTTTGTTATATTATAATTATATAATGTAGTTCTAATCATGGAACTGAGAAACATGGTTCTACTTTGCACCATTTTTGCAACCTGTAGTCAATTGAGTGACCTTATGTTGCACATAGTTTATATATGTGTTTGTTAGCTCTGTTCATGCTTAAAGTACTTATAACTTGATATATATTGATTAATCCACATAAATCCACAGGCATGCTCCTTCATCAGATCCTTTGTTATCTGCGAGTTTCTATGAAAGGACATCTGATCAACAAGCAGCACTTGGTTTTCTTGTTGATCCACCAACCGGAGAATCCGGAGAGCCTTCGCAGAATGCTTCGACAGTTGAGGCAAATTGTGGTGGGTTGCCAAAGGTACCCCATGGTTCAGTTGGAGCTGTTGCAGGTCGTCGTGCTATTGCTCAGGGAAACCCTGATGAAATTGCTGCAACGCTGTGCAGGTATACAGCACCAGAAGAGGTATGTCTGTTGAGTTGCCTGGCAATGATGACGTTATTAAGAATTTAGTTAATTTGCGCCTTACAAAATTCAGTTGTACAGGTTGATACTTTGCCATCAACATGTGGAGCCTGTGGAGCTGCATGTGTGACTCGTTTCTTTGCTACTAGTATCCTTTTCACCGAACATGAACTATTTTTTGTGAAATTTATTGATTATATGTGGCTATGTTTTTAAGGCGATGCCTTACCGCCTTAGGGAGGGGGGGGCGCTTTggcgcctaggcgacgcctaggcgggcgctttggacgcctaggcgcccaaagcggtcgattttccaaagcggagggggagcgcttcgacgcctaggcgtcgccttaGGGACGCCTTTAAAACATAGATATGTGGTGTTTATGTTACACTTGTTTATTTGCTTGATCAATCTCCGAAATAGATCGTATATAGTGTTGTGTGACCAATCTCGCTATCTGGAGGAGGTAGATAATCTGTATTTGATGTATCATGTGATCCTTGACCTTTGGTAGAAATCCCATATTTCCGTGAGGTTATTGTTATGGCAGCTTCATGTGACCTGTGTGGTTATCGCAACTCAGAGGTCAGTTTCAGTGTcatgtctctttttgttcatatagaAACTGGCTGTCACTGGTTCTTAGTAACACATCTGAACTCAACTAAGGCTTTTCTTTTTGCTCAATTAGTTGAAGCCTGGCGGTGAAATTCCAGCTAAAGGAAAGAAAATTACGTTACATGTGCAAACCGTGAAAGATCTTTCTCGTGATGTCATAAAGGTCAGAAAATTACTCTTTTGTTGTAGTATTACTTTATCTGTCACATGCAGCCATGCAGGTTTTTAAGCTGTATAATACTTGTGCATAAGATTGTCCATCTTCTTTTCTTGTATCGGCGGCCCTTGAACTATTTTCTGGTTCAGGGTGTGAAAAGTTAACTTGGTTCTTCTATAGTTAAGAAACTTGATGTGTCTTTTAGCTAAATTTTCTGTCATACTAGCAAGGTTGACTgctgattttgatattttaaagAATCTTCAAGCTTGTGTTACCGTTTGGTGTATTCGGATCAACATCTGATATGTAAGTTACTTGATTCTGAGTTACCCTTTGATCTCGTCAGTCAGATTCTGCCGCTGTGAAAGTACCTGAACTTGAGTTGGAGCTGTCAATGGGTACATTGGGTGGTATTGTCACGACAGTTGAAGGTTTAATTGTGAAAATATGTGAGGGTAAGTTCGCAACACTACGCTTTCAACAGTTCATGGGGACAAAATGGACTGTACGATAAGTTCAAGTCACAAAATGTGCTGGCCAACAGCAATTTTTCTAACTACAGTGGATTTCTTAATGTTATGAGATGGAAGTGTCTTGAAGCCACTCTGTATAGTCGATGTTTCTCTCATAATATGTGTATACCCTCTCATGGTTTTGTCAACAGTTCCCTAATCCCCAGTATCATCATTGAAACATGCGGTTCTCATGTATCTCAGTTCCCGCTGTTAAGCATCTAACTGCTCTTTACAGGAAGTCCTTTTTTAAGCAAAGTTTGTGGAAACTTCTTTATTCAACATAGCTTATGCAACTTATATCGATATGAAATACACCTGAATAGATGCAGATGCAATTGTTAATTCTTCTCAAACTCAAATGATAAGTTTCATTTTGGGGCTACAGCTCTGGAGCGGGTTCATGGATTCCAATTGGGTGATAGCACAAATGAATGGAAGAAAAAGAAATGGGATGATTTCCAGCAAAGATTATCAAAGGTACTAGTTTCTTTTTCGTGGAATGTTCTATTTATTCCACCAGGGGCTGCTTCACCTGCAATCTGGAGAAGATTACGGCTGTGCTTTTCCTTCCATAGCATCTCAGTTCCCAAGTGTCTTGGGtttcttccttcataacatgaagCAAATATTTTATTTTCCTAACCTTGGTTCATGCTAAACTTGATTGGAGGTCTAGTTAGAAAAATGCTGACTACTTTCGGTGGAAGGGCGTGATTGGGCTAATCAATTGTGAATTAATATGTTGTATAGTAACTATTTCAATAACATTTACACAATGTATAATTTCAGCTCCTGAGTTTACAAGAGCCTTGGACCTTAATTATTGACGATGCGTTAGCGGCTTCATTTGTCGCTCCATCCACAGATTTGATAGAAGATGACAGCCAGCTACTCAGTAAGTTATCCTAATCAATGAATTGTACGCAGCATCATGCATCATTCGAACCAATGAAGGGACATCCACGCATTGCATTTCGAATCTGAATGCATCTGTGGAAGTTTTGTCAATTACCCATgaagcacgtgcatgtagttctgTGGAGGCATACTAATTAACTGGAAAAGAATCCACATAATTAACTGCAATTGTGATTTACTCAATGTATTTATCACTATGAATGGCAGTTGAGGACTATGAGAGGAGTTGGGAGCAGAATGAGGAGCTTGGCTTGAATGACATGGACACTTCCTCTGCAGACATTGCTTACAATACAACCAGCACCGAATAAGTTCTGATATTTTTGTGCTCAGTGTTGTAACCTGTAATATTATGGATTTAAAACTTACACTAGTAGTATTTTGAGAAAACTCGATTAATTTCCTGTTGTCTCGCTTCTTGCAGTAAGAATGGGCGGTTTTGAAATGGCAAATAGTGTTTTCAGTTCCCATCTTAAAAATTCGAATTTTGACTTTGGAAGATGCTCAGCAGCAACAATTAATGTTATCGAAAAAGCAGCAACAATTAATGttatcgaaaaaggctttcacaccgctttatatataaagcaatgatcaACAACATCCAGTATAAACACATGCCCTCGCAACACACGCCCtcgcaacacacgcacacacatcctATGTAGGATACACAGGTGCTGAGCGTAGCAACATCATCTCtcgcaacacacgcacacacatcctATGTAGGATACACAGGTGCTGAGCGTAGCAACATCATCTCTAGAACTACAAGAGCAGTTGGGGCTACAGTTGTGAACACGCCACCGCGAAGAAGTGAATCTACATATGACaaaccgtgggctccaaggcgcCGAGCAGCCGGGGGttacagttgtgaacatgccaccGCGAAGAAGTGAATCTATATATGACGAAtcgtgggctccaaggcggcgcTTTCAGGAAGGATACAATATCGGAGCGCCGCCATCGTTCGATACGAGGATCAGTTTTTTCTGGAGGaacacgacgggcaatgagagTTGTGACGACGCCTttaagaagggaacgagcttcgctGTCGCCGGCTCATTCGAAGATAGAACAGGTATTCACCCCAGCCACACTCACCGTCACCGAACGCCACACCTTTGGCTACCACGCCGCTCATACGGCTGTGGCAACCGAGCAGCACCGAGCCACGGGCTCTTCCCATGAGCACCGCGGAACCACCACCAGGGCCGTCGTCCCGCATGCAAGACCTAGACACCATCTCACCCAAGCCTCGTCACTACCCCAACCAAAGATACGAGCGGAAAGTACtcacctttcgcacccctgggtGGCCCCCAATGTTGAGACCTAAAAGGCCAGTCAAAACTGGCCTCCATCGACCCGTCCTGCGACACCAGGtacgagacgagctcggtcctgccaCCGGGCGCGAGACGGGCATGGTCCTgccaccgggcgcgagacgagctcggtcttgCTACCAGGTGTGAGACTAGTGATGAACCGCAGCTGGGGAAGAGCCAACCCTTCGACGAAGATAGCGGCCGAACGAAGAGGTGAGGGGTCGAAGGTCGAAACGTGCCGCCTACAGACGAGCCCACGTCGAAACTCTAGCTGCAGCCGACACGTCGAGCTATCGTGATGTCGGCGCGGAGAATGGAAGCCGCCACTCCCAGAGGGCCGAGCCATCttgccgctgttggggaacgtggcatgcaatttaaaaaaatttcctacgctcacgcaagatctatctaggagatgcatagcaacaagagggggagagtgtgtccacgtacctcgtagaccgaaagcggaagcgtttaacaacgcggttgatatagtcgaaattcttctctgcacacgttcagctcgatgacgtccctcgaactcttgatccagtaaagtgtcgagggagagttccgtcagcacgacgacgtggtgacgattaGGTGAAATGatttgcgcagggcttcgcctaagcactatgaagatatgatcggaggcgtaaactgtggagggggcgccgcacacgactaacaattgctagtgtgtgttctagcggtgcccctcttcatatatataggttggaggggaggagaggcagccaagggggcgcccaagtaggaggaatcctacttggggtccgcccaattcagcctccccctttcctattcctattcggagtaggaagggaagagggggaaggggaaatcctattccctttttcctttcctccttcccctttcccactccaatttggccagcccgtatgggggaggggggcacaccagccccttaggggctggtatgtctctctcttggcccattaggcccatatagtttgccgggggttgcccggaaccccttccggtgacccgatatgtacccggtaccccagGAACACTTttagtgtccgaatactatcgtcctatatatgaatctctacttctcgaccattttgagacttctcgtcatgtccatgatctcatccgggactctgaacaacattcagtcaccaaatcacatcaaatcgtcatcgaacgttaagcgtgcggaccctacgggttcgagaactatgtagacatgaccgagacacctctttggtcaataaccaagagcaaaacctagatgctcatattggatctcacatattctatgaagatctttattggtcgtgctgtaatgacaacatacgttattccctttgtcatcggtatgttacttgcgcgagattcgatcgtcggtatcttcatacctagttcaatcccattaccggcaagtctctttactcgttccgtaatacatcatcccgcaactaactcattagtcactttgcttgcaaggcttcttatgatgtgtattaccgagagggcccagagatacctcttcgatactcggagtgacaaatcctaatcttgatctatgccaacccaaaaaacaccttcgtagatacctgtagagcatctttataattacccagttacattgtgacgtttgatagcacacaaggtattcctccggtatctcggagttgcataatctcatagtcgaaggaatatccatttgacatgaagaaatcaatagcaataaaactgaacgatcaacatgctaagctaacggatgggtcttgtccatcacatcattctcctaatgatgtgatccattcatcaaatgacaacacatgtatagggttaggaaacataaccatctttgattaacgagctagtctagtagaggcttaatagggacatggtggtttgtctatgtatccacagatgtatcaagtttccggttaatacaattctagtatgaataataaacattttgaaggaaatatgccctagaggcaataataaagttgttatttatatttccttatatcatgataaatgtttattattcgtgctagaattgtattaaccgaaaacttgatacatgtgtggatacatagacaaaacacagtgtccctagtatgcctctactagactagctcgttaattgaagatggttaagtttcctaaccatagacatgtgttgtcatttgataaacgggatcacatcattaggagaatgatgtgatggacaagacccattcattaacttagcataatgatcgttaagttttattgctattgctttcttcatgacttacacatattactttgactatgagattatgcaactcccgaataccggaggaataccttgtgtgctatcaaacgtcagaacgtaactgggtgattataaagatactctacaggtatctccgaaggtgtttgttgggttggcatagatcaagattaggatttgtcactccgagtatcagagaggtatctctaggccctctcggtaatgcacatcataataaaccttgcaagaaatgtgactaatgagttagttacgggatgatgcattacggaacgagtaaagagacttgccggtaacgagattgaactaggtatgaagataccgacgatcgaatctcgggccagtaacatactgatgacaaagggaataacgtatgttgtcattatggtacgaccaataaagatcttcgtagaatttgtgggaaccaatatgagctctaggttccgctatttgttattgaccggagaggtgtctcggtcatgtctacatagttctcgaacccgtagggtccgcacgcttaacgttcgatgatgattttgtattatatgagttatgtgatttggtgaccgactgctgtttggagtcccggatgaggtcacggacatgacgaggagtctcgaaatggttgagaggtaaatattcatatattggacgatgatattcggacaccggaagtgttccggtggTACTGggtgcatatcgggtcaccggaaggggttccgggcatccccccgacaactacatgggccttaatgggccaagagggggacagaccatcccctaaggggctggtgcacccctcccatatgggctggccaaattggagtagaaaaggggaatgaggaaaggaaaaagggaatatgattcccccttccccctcttcccttcctactccgaataggaataggaaaggggggaggccgaattgggaggaccccaagtaggattcctcctacttggggcgtccccttggctgcctctcctcccctccaacctatatatatgaagggggggggggcgctagaatacacaccaacaattgttagccgtgtgcggcgccgcccttcacagtttacacctccggtcatatcttcgtagtgcttaggcgaagccctgcgcggatcacttcaccatcaccgtcaccatgctttcatgctgacggaactctccctcgacacttttctggatcaagagttcgagggacgtcatcgagctgaacgtgtgcattgttgaaggttaaaacaacaaacttgataaatcaccattgtggttttgatgcgtaggtaagaacggttcttactagaagcccgtagcagccacgtaaaacttgcaacaacaaagtagaggacgtctaacttgtttttgtagggcacgttgtgatgtgatatggtcaagacatgatgtgatatacgttattgtatgagatgatcatattttgtagaagttatcgacaactggcaggagccttatggttgtcgcattattgtatgaaatgcaaacactatgtaattgctttactttatcactatgcgttagcgatagttgtagaagcaatagttggcgagatgaccacgacgctacgatggagatcaaggtgtcaagccggtgacgatggagatcatgacggtgctttagagatggagatcaaaggcacaagatgatgatggccatatcatgtcacattttttgattgcatgtgatgtttatcttttatgcatctttttTTGCTTATTACggcggtagcattgtaagatgatcccttactaaaatttcaaggtataagtgttctccctgagtatgcaccgctgccatagttcatcgtgccgagacaccacgtgatgatcgggtgtgataagatctacgttcacatacaacgggtgcaagaaagttttgcacatgcggaatactcgggttaaacttgacgagcctagcatgtacagacatggcctcggaacactggagaccgaaaggtcgaacgtgaatcatatattagatatgatcaacctagagatgttcaccattgaagactactccatctcacgtgatgatcggacatggtttagttgatatggatcacgtgatcatttagatgacttgagggatatctatctaagtgggagttcttaagtaatatgattaattgaacttaatttatcatgatcttagtcctgatagtatttgcatatctatgttatagatcaatagctcacgtatagctcccctgttttatttttgatatgttcctagaaaaaactaagttgaaagatgatagtagcaatgatgcggactgggtctgtgatatgagaattatcctcattgctgcacagaagaattatgtccttaatgcaccactaggtgatagacctattgcaggagcagatgcaaacgttatgaacgtttgacaagctcggtatgatgaatacttgatagtttagtgcaccatgctttatggcttagaaccgggatttaaaaaatgttttgaacgccacggagcatatgagatgttccaagagttgaaattggtatttcagactcatgcccatgtcgagaggtatgagacctctaacaagtactttgcctacaagatggaggagaatagctcaactagtgagcatgtgctcagaatgtctgggtactataatcgcttgaatcaagtgggagttaatctttcataTAAAGATAGTGAtcgacatagttctctagtcactattaccaagctactagaacttcatgataaactataatatgcaagggatgatgaaaacgattcccgagctcttcgcaatgctgaaatcggcgaaggtagaaatcaagaaaaagcatcaagtgttgatggttgacaagaccactagtttcaagaaaaagggcaaaggaaaagaaagggaacttcaagaagaatgacaagcaagttgccactgccgtgaagaagcccaaagctatacctaagcctgaaactgagtgcttctactgcaaaggg is from Triticum aestivum cultivar Chinese Spring chromosome 3A, IWGSC CS RefSeq v2.1, whole genome shotgun sequence and encodes:
- the LOC123061587 gene encoding zinc finger protein ZPR1, which translates into the protein MANSGDEGRVVTDLRSAAESAGGDEALHEIESLCMRCGENGTTRWLLTTIPNFREVVLMAFECPHCNEGNNEVQFAGQLQPKGCCYRLKVPQGQNEILNRQVVKSDSATIKIPELDFEIPPEAQRGTLSTVEGTIMRAVEELQALQDERKKVDPQKAEAIDQFLVKLRSLGSGEAAFTFVLDDPAGNSFIENPHAPSSDPLLSASFYERTSDQQAALGFLVDPPTGESGEPSQNASTVEANCGGLPKVPHGSVGAVAGRRAIAQGNPDEIAATLCRYTAPEEVDTLPSTCGACGAACVTRFFATKIPYFREVIVMAASCDLCGYRNSELKPGGEIPAKGKKITLHVQTVKDLSRDVIKSDSAAVKVPELELELSMGTLGGIVTTVEGLIVKICEALERVHGFQLGDSTNEWKKKKWDDFQQRLSKLLSLQEPWTLIIDDALAASFVAPSTDLIEDDSQLLIEDYERSWEQNEELGLNDMDTSSADIAYNTTSTE